A window of the Ipomoea triloba cultivar NCNSP0323 chromosome 14, ASM357664v1 genome harbors these coding sequences:
- the LOC116004866 gene encoding putative pentatricopeptide repeat-containing protein At1g09680 isoform X1 — MSPVQLKYRRPPPQLHQPFTTAAFVKPWFAAPPPPPKRYQNDGVDPILTTLSEAIANAPNKSFQASLKSLLPSLKPRHIVNLINTNPSCLSPSSLYSFFTWLASHPSPFRHTLHTYSTMAHFLCAHNMLPQALALLRTVVSRKGKDSASAIFASILDSKGTLDSTFRLANFLIIVYLDSSFIPDAIQCFRIIKKHRLRIPFEAFYRVIDHVMKMNPPLVAWGVYKEILESGYPPSVYCFNILMHKLCKEGAMKEAHLVFYDIGKWGLKPTAVSFNTLINGYCRLGDLDAGFRLKSVMEDNGVVPDAYTYSALINGLCKKCSMGVAGDLFEEMCERGLVPNGVIFTTLINGHCKAGRVDLAMDSYQRMLRQGVNPDLITYNTLIDGLSKSGDLIGAHKLVTQMNEKGLRPDKITYTALIDGYCKEGDLDAAFEVRKGMVENGIVLDDVTYTSFITSLCRQGRVSIAERMLREMLGSGIKPDDATYTMVIDGFCKKGDVKMGFKLLREMQSDGHVPGIITYNVLMNGLCKRGQMKNADMLLHAMLNLGVVPDDITYNILLEGHCKHGKSGDVDRLRGEMGLVFDYASYSSLISSLDKKLRHHNRR, encoded by the coding sequence ATGAGCCCAGTGCAGTTGAAGTACCGAAGGCCACCTCCCCAACTCCACCAACCCTTCACCACTGCCGCCTTCGTTAAACCTTGGTTTGCCgcgcctccgccgccgccaaAACGCTACCAAAACGATGGTGTCGATCCAATCCTCACAACCCTTTCAGAAGCCATAGCAAACGCCCCAAACAAATCCTTCCAAGCCTCCCTCAAGAGCCTCCTCCCATCTCTTAAGCCCCGCCATATCGTCAACCTAATCAATACCAACCCTAGCTGTCTCTCCCCTTCCTCTCTCTACTCTTTCTTTACATGGCTCGCCTCCCACCCTTCCCCTTTCCGCCACACCCTCCACACCTACTCCACCATGGCCCACTTCCTCTGCGCCCACAATATGCTCCCGCAGGCTCTTGCTCTTCTCCGAACTGTTGTTTCCAGAAAAGGAAAGGACTCCGCTTCTGCAATTTTTGCTTCCATTCTTGATTCTAAAGGTACCCTAGATTCCACTTTCCGGCTTGCCAATTTCCTTATCATTGTTTATCTTGATTCCAGTTTTATTCCCGATGCAATTCAGTGTTTTCGGATTATTAAGAAGCATAGGTTACGTATTCCGTTTGAAGCTTTTTACCGAGTTATTGATCATGTGATGAAAATGAATCCACCATTGGTAGCTTGGGGTGTTTATAAGGAGATTTTGGAATCCGGGTATCCTCCAAGTGTGTATTGTTTTAACATATTGATGCATAAACTATGTAAGGAAGGAGCAATGAAGGAAGCTCATTTGGTTTTTTATGACATTGGGAAATGGGGTCTAAAGCCTACTGCTGTTAGCTTCAATACTTTGATCAATGGATATTGCAGGTTGGGTGATTTAGATGCAGGGTTTAGGTTGAAGAGTGTAATGGAGGACAATGGGGTCGTACCTGATGCTTATACTTACAGTGCTCTGATCAATGGGCTCTGCAAGAAGTGCTCGATGGGTGTTGCAGGTGACTTGTTTGAGGAAATGTGTGAGAGAGGTTTAGTTCCTAATGGTGTGATCTTCACAACATTGATTAATGGGCACTGCAAGGCCGGGAGGGTTGATTTAGCTATGGATTCCTATCAACGCATGCTGAGACAGGGTGTCAATCCTGATTTGATTACGTATAACACACTAATCGATGGGCTTTCTAAGAGCGGGGACTTGATCGGAGCACATAAACTTGTCACTCAAATGAATGAAAAGGGTTTAAGGCCTGATAAAATTACATACACTGCACTTATCGATGGGTATTGCAAAGAGGGAGATTTGGATGCTGCATTTGAGGTCAGAAAAGGAATGGTTGAAAATGGAATAGTTCTTGATGATGTGACATATACCTCCTTTATTACAAGTTTATGCCGGCAAGGGAGAGTATCCATTGCAGAGAGGATGCTAAGAGAAATGTTGGGTTCTGGTATAAAACCTGATGATGCAACATATACCATGGTCATTGATGGCTTCTGCAAGAAGGGTGATGTTAAGATGGGTTTTAAACTTCTGAGGGAGATGCAAAGTGACGGGCATGTGCCTGGAATTATAACCTACAACGTGCTTATGAATGGTCTATGCAAGCGAGGTCAGATGAAGAATGCCGATATGCTCTTGCATGCTATGCTTAATCTAGGCGTTGTCCCAGATGACATAACGTATAACATTCTGTTGGAGGGACATTGCAAGCATGGGAAGTCCGGGGATGTTGATAGGCTACGCGGTGAAATGGGGCTGGTTTTTGACTATGCGTCCTATAGTTCACTAATTAGTAGCTTAGATAAAAAGTTAAGACACCACAATAGAAGGTGA
- the LOC116004866 gene encoding putative pentatricopeptide repeat-containing protein At1g09680 isoform X2, whose product MKMNPPLVAWGVYKEILESGYPPSVYCFNILMHKLCKEGAMKEAHLVFYDIGKWGLKPTAVSFNTLINGYCRLGDLDAGFRLKSVMEDNGVVPDAYTYSALINGLCKKCSMGVAGDLFEEMCERGLVPNGVIFTTLINGHCKAGRVDLAMDSYQRMLRQGVNPDLITYNTLIDGLSKSGDLIGAHKLVTQMNEKGLRPDKITYTALIDGYCKEGDLDAAFEVRKGMVENGIVLDDVTYTSFITSLCRQGRVSIAERMLREMLGSGIKPDDATYTMVIDGFCKKGDVKMGFKLLREMQSDGHVPGIITYNVLMNGLCKRGQMKNADMLLHAMLNLGVVPDDITYNILLEGHCKHGKSGDVDRLRGEMGLVFDYASYSSLISSLDKKLRHHNRR is encoded by the coding sequence ATGAAAATGAATCCACCATTGGTAGCTTGGGGTGTTTATAAGGAGATTTTGGAATCCGGGTATCCTCCAAGTGTGTATTGTTTTAACATATTGATGCATAAACTATGTAAGGAAGGAGCAATGAAGGAAGCTCATTTGGTTTTTTATGACATTGGGAAATGGGGTCTAAAGCCTACTGCTGTTAGCTTCAATACTTTGATCAATGGATATTGCAGGTTGGGTGATTTAGATGCAGGGTTTAGGTTGAAGAGTGTAATGGAGGACAATGGGGTCGTACCTGATGCTTATACTTACAGTGCTCTGATCAATGGGCTCTGCAAGAAGTGCTCGATGGGTGTTGCAGGTGACTTGTTTGAGGAAATGTGTGAGAGAGGTTTAGTTCCTAATGGTGTGATCTTCACAACATTGATTAATGGGCACTGCAAGGCCGGGAGGGTTGATTTAGCTATGGATTCCTATCAACGCATGCTGAGACAGGGTGTCAATCCTGATTTGATTACGTATAACACACTAATCGATGGGCTTTCTAAGAGCGGGGACTTGATCGGAGCACATAAACTTGTCACTCAAATGAATGAAAAGGGTTTAAGGCCTGATAAAATTACATACACTGCACTTATCGATGGGTATTGCAAAGAGGGAGATTTGGATGCTGCATTTGAGGTCAGAAAAGGAATGGTTGAAAATGGAATAGTTCTTGATGATGTGACATATACCTCCTTTATTACAAGTTTATGCCGGCAAGGGAGAGTATCCATTGCAGAGAGGATGCTAAGAGAAATGTTGGGTTCTGGTATAAAACCTGATGATGCAACATATACCATGGTCATTGATGGCTTCTGCAAGAAGGGTGATGTTAAGATGGGTTTTAAACTTCTGAGGGAGATGCAAAGTGACGGGCATGTGCCTGGAATTATAACCTACAACGTGCTTATGAATGGTCTATGCAAGCGAGGTCAGATGAAGAATGCCGATATGCTCTTGCATGCTATGCTTAATCTAGGCGTTGTCCCAGATGACATAACGTATAACATTCTGTTGGAGGGACATTGCAAGCATGGGAAGTCCGGGGATGTTGATAGGCTACGCGGTGAAATGGGGCTGGTTTTTGACTATGCGTCCTATAGTTCACTAATTAGTAGCTTAGATAAAAAGTTAAGACACCACAATAGAAGGTGA